The Obesumbacterium proteus DNA window TGAATCGCTCAAATACTGAAATATTTAAGCTATCTCCGGCTTTTATGCCGCAAAGTTCGGCAAAAATAGGCCAACGATGGATCTGTTCAGGGTCGGCAGGATTATTAATGACAAGGCCTCCAGTCAGTGCAATGACACATTTACTGCTTTGGGGGATGCAAGGTTCATGCCCTGCTGGCGCTTTGAGTAATCGCTGATGGGCACCGTCAGCTTCCACTAAGATGACATCAAAGAGCTGGGTGGCTTGAAGCATGTCGGCCTGCTCAGGCGTAATACCTGAAACTTTATGAGTGGCCGCGTTATATTCAGTGAATAGTGCTACGATCTTGGAAGTGGAGGATGATGCTTTTTGGTGGGTAAGGAGAGCATGCCAATCCTCTTTTTCAATGATAGTCTGGGCCTGTGACGGTTCAGGTCGGTACATATGCGTGGTGGTGGTGATCAATACGCTCAGGCCTTGCTGAGAAAATCGCTGGGCAAGCCAAAATAGCGTACTGGTTTTACCACCGGCACCAATGAGGCTTATCAAGTATGACTTATTATTTTTCACGCTTGAAAGTACATCATTAAATAGTACGTCTAGGTCAGAATTCATAAGCATTCATTAAAGGTTATGCAGAGAGGGAATGATGAATCAGAAAAGAGGAAAACATCTGAACGCGAATATATCTCCGGTTGGAAGTTTGAAGCCGCGTGAAAATGTTGACTGTATCATTACCGCTGCGGGCCTTTCCTCTCGAATGGGGCAATGGAAAATGATGCTACCTTATAAAGAAGGAACGATTCTTGATTCAAGTATAGAAAATGCGAGGCAGTTTTGTAGCCATATTATATTAGTGGTTGGATATCGCGGTGATGAACTGTATGAACGTTATAATACTGAGAGTGATATCACAGTTGTTGTAAATAATAATTACGCCAGCGGATTATTTTCTTCCATACAGGCAGCAGGTCCGATCGTGAAAACAGATTATTGCTTTATCACTCACGGTGATATTCCTTGTTTGAACCGTGAGATTTTCCATCAGGTTTGGCTTAAACGTGGGCCATACGCGCTGTTGCCCTGCCACCAAGGAACGCCTGGACACCCGGTTTTGCTGCCTCAAAGCATCATGAAAAGAGCTTGCCAAGATGATGTGGCTGTATCATCAATGCGCGAGTTTTTGCTCGCAGGGGAGTACCGCTATCTTAATATGCTGCAACCGGAAACGGTTATGGATATAGATACGCCAGAGGCATATCAGCGCTTGCTAAAAATATAATGTTTGCGGCTATTTATTATTTTATTCCTTGCTGGATATTTAGTAAGGAATAGATGTTTTAATTCTGTTTATCGATTGCGCTCTCACTTTTAAAAGTAACGTTCATTATTTTTTATCAAACTGATATCGTGTGATTCTAATTTGATAATTTATTTCTGAGTTAGATAATTGGCTAATTATGTGTTGCTGCCGCGTTGATTTATATTCTCATTTGTTTAGTGAGCAATTTCACAAATAAAAATCACTATTCGAGTTAGCTCACGAAATTAGCTTTTTTATTATGGCTAGAAAACCTTTGGCTCGATTGTTGCTCCCATATCTCCTATCCGTAGAGGATTGAGAATCCTCTGCCATTTTACATTTGAGCATGTCGCAGCAAGGAGATAGTCATGGGAGATATTATGCGCCCCGTTCCTTTCGAGGAACTTTTGACGCGTGTTTTCGACGAGTATAACGAAAGCCACTCAATCTTCGGGATACCGGAAAAGCAATTTTATCGCAAAGATAATGACCGACTCATCAAGGTATTTGGCGAAACCTGTGAAACGCCTATGGGGCCTGCGGCAGGGCCACATACACAGCTTGCGCAAAATATCATTGTGTCTTGGTTGACCGGTGGGCGCTTTATTGAGTTGAAAACGGTGCAAATTCTTGACCGCTTAGAATTAGACAAGCCGTGTATCGATGCTGAAGACGAATGCTTTAATACCGAATGGTCAACGGAATTCACGCTGCAAAAAGCCCATGACGAATACCTGAAAGCCTGGTTTGTCTTGCATTTACTCGAAGCTCTTTTTGACCCTCGCACGCAGGGTGAAGCCAAGTCCTTCATCTTCAATATGAGCGTTGGCTATAACCTTGAAGGCATCAAGCAGCCCGCTATGCAGAACTTTATTCATAGTATGATGGATTCAGGCCAGCATCCGAAATATGTCGAATATCAGTCTATTCTGTCTCATTTCATTCGTGAACAGTTTGAATCGCGTTCAGCGCAGCTCAGCCAACTACCACAGCAAATCCCCGCGCAAATGGTTCATGGGGTCACGCTCTCCACCATGCACGGTTGCCCGCCCAATGAAATTGAGGCTATCTGCCGCTACATGCTCGAGGAAAAAGGGCTCAATACCTTTGTTAAGTTAAACCCTACGCTGCTTGGCTATCCTCGCGTGCGTGAAATTCTCGACACCTGCGGTTTTGACTATATTGGTCTGAAAGAAGAGTCTTTTGAGCATGATTTGAAGCTAGAACAGGCCATTTCTATGCTGCAAAGATTAACGGCTTTAGGTCAGCAAAAGCAGCTTTGCTTCGGGGTGAAACTCACCAACACGCTTGGCACCATCAATCATAAAGGCGCGCTGCCGGGTGAAGAGATGTATATGTCTGGGCGTGCACTGTTCCCACTGTCTATTAACGTGGCAGCCGTTTTATCGCGTGCGTTCGACGGCAAGCTGCCGATTTCATATTCCGGCGGCGCGAGCAAATTTAATATTCGCGATATCTTTGATACCGGTATTCGTCCTATCACGATGGCAACGGATTTACTCAAGCCGGGCGGGTACTTACGCCAGCTAGAGTGCATGCGTGAGCTGGATCAGTCTGATACGTGGGGTATGACCAAAGTTGACGTTGAGCGCTTGGAAGCGCTGGCGAAGAAAGCCGTTAGCATGGAATACACCCAGAAACATTGGAAAGCGCAGGATCGTATTGATGCTGGCGGCCCACTGCCGATGACCGATTGCTATGTGGCACCGTGCGTAACGGCCTGTGCGATCAAGCAGGATATTCCTGAATATATTCGTTTGCTCGGTGAACAACGCTACGCCGATGCATTAGAGCTGATTTATCAGCGCAATGCGCTGCCTGCCATCACCGGACACATCTGTGATCATCAGTGCCAGTACAACTGTACTCGTATGGACTATGACAGCGCGCTAAACATTCGTGAGCTGAAAAAGGTGGCCTTGGAAAAAGGCTGGGATGAATATCAGAAACGCTGGCATAAACCTGCTGGCTCTGGCTCTAAGCATCCGGTTGCGGTGCTAGGCGCAGGGCCAGCAGGACTCTCCGTGGGATATTTCTTGGCGCGAGCTGGTTATCAGGTCACCTTGTTTGAGCGTGAAGCCAACGCGGGTGGGGTGGTGAAAAACATTATTCCTCAGTTCCGTATTCCGGCTGAAACTATCCAGCATGATATCGATTTTGTTGCCGCACACGGAGTGAAATTTGAGTTCGGCTGCGATCCGGAGTTAACCGTCGATAAGCTTACTCAGCAAGGTTTCCGCTATGTTTTTATTGGGGTCGGAACCGATAAAAACAGCGGCGTGAAACTGGCGGGTGACAACCGCAATGTTTATAAATCGCTGCCGTTCCTGCGTAGCTATAACCGTGGCGATAAACTCTCTTTAGGTCGTCATGTTGCCGTCGTTGGTGCGGGGAATACCGCCATGGACTGCGCACGTGCGGCGCTGAAGGTTCCCGGCGTAGAAGACGTGACCGTTATCTATCGTCGTACCCTGAATGAAATGCCTGCCTACCGCGAAGAGTATGAAGAGGCGGTTGAAGACGGCGTGAAGTTTATGTTCCTGACGAACCCAGAACAGTTTGATGCCGACGGCACGCTCACTGCGCGGGTGATGGAGCTTGGCGAGCCCGATGAGAAAGGCCGCCGTCGCCCAGTGGCAACGGATAAAACCATCAAACTACGCATGGACGCGCTGATTACCGCCATTGGTGAGCAGGCCGACTGCGCGGCGCTTAGCGCGATGGGTGTGCCATTAAATGCCGAGGGTTGGCCTGCGGTAAACGCGGAGACGGGTGAAACCCCACGCCCTAACGTGTTCTTAATTGGTGATGTGCAAAGTGGCCCATCCTCCATCGTTGCGGCTATCAGTACCGCTCGCCGTGCGACAGACGAAGTGCTCAAGCGTGAAAATATCCGTACTCATCACAGCGATAAGCAGTGGTCTAACGTCGATCCGGCGGAGATTTATCAACGTAAAGGCGCGATCAGCGTGCTGATGGTGGATAAAGAAGAGCGTGAGGCCTTTGTGGCTCAGGAAGCTCAGCGTTGCTTGGAGTGTAATTATATCTGTAGCAAGTGCGTCGACGTTTGCCCAAACCGCGCCAACGTGTCTATCGCCGTTCCTGGCTTCCACGATCGTTTCCAAACCCTGCATTTAGATGCTTACTGCAACGAATGCGGCAACTGTGCGCAGTTCTGCCCGTGGCAGGGAAAACCCTACAAAGACAAAATTACCATCTACAGCCTGCCAGAAGATTTTACCAACAGCACCAACCCAGGATTCTTTGTCGATAACGATAACGTCAGCGTTCGACAAGGTAAGCAAATCTGGCACCTGCATATCGATAAACAAGGTCAGCTTGATGATGTTCCGCCGGAGCTGGAAGACATGTGTCGCATCATTAGCCATGTTCACAACCATCATCACTACCTGCTTGGCCGAGTGGAGGTTTAATTATGCTGATCCTAAAAAATGTTACGGCGGTTCAGTTCGAACCGGCTTCGGTACAACACGGTATTGATATTGCGATTGAAGGTTCGCTTATCAAAGAAGTGGGCAGCCAGTTGGTTGCCAAATATCCGCAGGCGGATGTGAAAGATATGCAGGGTAAATGGGTTATGCCGGGCATTGTGTGTGCACATAACCATTTTTACTCCGGATTATCACGCGGGATTATGGCCAATATTGCGCCTAGCCCTGATTTTATCTCCACGTTGAAAAACCTGTGGTGGCGCTTGGACCGCGCCTTAGATGAGGAATCACTGTATTACAGTGGGCTAATTTGCTCGCTGGAGGCCATCAAAAGCGGCTGTACTGCCGTTATCGATCACCATGCTTCGCCTAACTACATCGCGGGATCGTTAAATACGCTGCGTAAAGGCTTTATTAAAGCAGGGCTGCGCGGCATGACCTGCTTTGAAACCACCGATCGTAACGGTGGTAATAAAGAGCTGCAGGCGGGTGTGGAAGAGAACATTGCCTTTGCCCAGTTAATTGATAACGCGAAGAAGCAGGGGAATGAGCCCTATCTCGTCGAAGCGCATATTGGTGCTCATGCGCCTTTCACCGTGTCGGATGCGGGGCTAGATATGCTGCGTGAAGCCATTAAAGCTACGGGGCGAGGCCTGCATATTCACGCGGCGGAAGACAGTTATGACGTATCCCACAGCCACGATAAATATGGCAAAGATCTGATTGTACGCTTGGCCGAACACGATCTGATAGACGCAAAAACGCTGGTGGCGCACGGTCTGTATCTCTCTGAGGCTGATATTCAGATCATCAATCAGCAGGACGCGTTTTTGGTGCATAACGCCCGTTCCAATATGAACAATCACGTTGGCTATAACCATCGCATTGGCGAATACCAGAACGTGGCTTTAGGCACGGACGGCATAGGCTCAGATATGTTTGAAGAGCTGAAATTCGCCTTCTTTAAACACCGTGATGCTGGCGGCCCAATGTGGCCAGATAGTTTCACGCGTTTCTTATGGAATGGTAATCGCTTACTGGAACGTAACTTCGGCGCGAAATTCGGTTGCTTAGCCGCAGGTTATAAAGCCGATCTTACCGTGTGTGATTATCCAGAGCCAACGCCGCTGGCGGCCCAAAATATTGGCGGGCATCTCGCGTTTGGTATGGGCTCGGGCAGCGTCCGCAGTGTGATGGTTGAAGGGCGCTTCGTTTATGAAAACGGTCAATTCCCATTTGATGTAACGCCAATTTATGCCGAAGCCAGCAGGGTGGCGGCACGGTTATGGAAGCGGATGGATGACTTAGCATAACTGTTATACCGCCCCTTATTAGGGGCGGTTTGTCCTTCTAGGGGCAAATAACAAGAGGATGAAAAATGATTGAGCAATTTTTCTGGCCAGAATCCGTTAAGCAGGCGCTTGAACTCAAGCGCCAGTTTCAGGATGAGGCAGTCTATTTTGGCGGGGGTAGCAAGTTAAACGCGACGCCGACCAAAACGACAAAGAAGTTTGGTATCGCTTTATCAAAACTCGGGCTTGATAAGGTGAGTTTGCAGCAGGGAAAACTACACATTGGTTCTCAGGCAACGCTACAGCGGCTGATTGATACCCCGCTGATCCCCGATGCGCTGCGTCATGCTCTGGGATTTATCTATTCCCGCCATCTCCGTAATCAAGCCACTCTAGCAGGCGAAATTGTCGCCAAGCAGAAAGAGCGCGTTCTACTTCCCGTGTTGTTAGTGCTTGATGCACTGGTGGTGACGGCAAAAGGTGAAACGATCAGCTTAGAAGAATATCTGGATAACGATCGTGACGATCTTCTGCTTGAGGTGATCCTCCCCGATCCTTATCAAAACTGTTCAACGCGTAAGATCGCACGTTCTGCGGCAGGCTTGGCCGTGATAACCGCGGCGGTAGCAGCTGGCTCCAATGGTGAAATGAAAATTGCGCTAGATGGCGTGTCAGAACGAGCAATACGGCTGCGTGACGTGGAGTCTCGTGGTCTGAGTGATGACGAATTAGAGAAGGCCGTGAGCGATGCCATTTCCCCACGTGCTGATATCGGAGGCAGCGAAGCATACAAGCGCTATATCGCGGGTGTTGTCGTTGCAGAACTGTTGGCTGACTGTCAGCAGATGAGTGAGGAAAAGTGATATGAATATTCGCTTTACGCTAAATGGTACCCCTTGCACGTTGTCATGCGAAGCGGGGGATAACGTGCAGAAAGTCTTGTTCAATCTAGGCCTGCATTCTGTACGCAACAGTGACGATGGGTTTGGATTTGCGGGTTCAGATGCCATTATTTTCGATGGTGTGGTGGTTAACGCTTCGCTGTTGATCGCCGCTCAACTTGAGGGATCGGTAGTACGCACCGCAGAATCACTGGGCACGTGGAATCAACTTAGCCCAGTACAACAGGCGATGGTTGATGTGGGGATTGTGCAATCAGGCTATAATGATCCTGCTGCTGCGCTAATTCTTACCGAGCTGCTTGAGCGTATTCCATCGCCAACGCGTGCTCAGATCGATGATGCATTATCGGGATTATTTAGCCGTGATGCGGGCTATCAGCAGTTTTATCAGGTGGTTGAATTAGCCCAGGCGCGCATGGCCGATCCTTTCTGCCAGCAGGAGATCGCTCCGGAGTTTCGCGATGATTTGCAGGTGGTGGGCAAGCTGTGCCCAAAGGTCGATTCTGCCAAAATGGTGCAGGCTAAACCTTGCT harbors:
- the yqeC gene encoding selenium cofactor biosynthesis protein YqeC → MNSDLDVLFNDVLSSVKNNKSYLISLIGAGGKTSTLFWLAQRFSQQGLSVLITTTTHMYRPEPSQAQTIIEKEDWHALLTHQKASSSTSKIVALFTEYNAATHKVSGITPEQADMLQATQLFDVILVEADGAHQRLLKAPAGHEPCIPQSSKCVIALTGGLVINNPADPEQIHRWPIFAELCGIKAGDSLNISVFERFIAHPDGMFKGAPQQALRVWFINRLYQIDNALLGSLTALLDARPELNAIWVGAVRESPPITHQLCQSQTT
- a CDS encoding NTP transferase domain-containing protein is translated as MMNQKRGKHLNANISPVGSLKPRENVDCIITAAGLSSRMGQWKMMLPYKEGTILDSSIENARQFCSHIILVVGYRGDELYERYNTESDITVVVNNNYASGLFSSIQAAGPIVKTDYCFITHGDIPCLNREIFHQVWLKRGPYALLPCHQGTPGHPVLLPQSIMKRACQDDVAVSSMREFLLAGEYRYLNMLQPETVMDIDTPEAYQRLLKI
- the ygfK gene encoding putative selenate reductase subunit YgfK, which gives rise to MGDIMRPVPFEELLTRVFDEYNESHSIFGIPEKQFYRKDNDRLIKVFGETCETPMGPAAGPHTQLAQNIIVSWLTGGRFIELKTVQILDRLELDKPCIDAEDECFNTEWSTEFTLQKAHDEYLKAWFVLHLLEALFDPRTQGEAKSFIFNMSVGYNLEGIKQPAMQNFIHSMMDSGQHPKYVEYQSILSHFIREQFESRSAQLSQLPQQIPAQMVHGVTLSTMHGCPPNEIEAICRYMLEEKGLNTFVKLNPTLLGYPRVREILDTCGFDYIGLKEESFEHDLKLEQAISMLQRLTALGQQKQLCFGVKLTNTLGTINHKGALPGEEMYMSGRALFPLSINVAAVLSRAFDGKLPISYSGGASKFNIRDIFDTGIRPITMATDLLKPGGYLRQLECMRELDQSDTWGMTKVDVERLEALAKKAVSMEYTQKHWKAQDRIDAGGPLPMTDCYVAPCVTACAIKQDIPEYIRLLGEQRYADALELIYQRNALPAITGHICDHQCQYNCTRMDYDSALNIRELKKVALEKGWDEYQKRWHKPAGSGSKHPVAVLGAGPAGLSVGYFLARAGYQVTLFEREANAGGVVKNIIPQFRIPAETIQHDIDFVAAHGVKFEFGCDPELTVDKLTQQGFRYVFIGVGTDKNSGVKLAGDNRNVYKSLPFLRSYNRGDKLSLGRHVAVVGAGNTAMDCARAALKVPGVEDVTVIYRRTLNEMPAYREEYEEAVEDGVKFMFLTNPEQFDADGTLTARVMELGEPDEKGRRRPVATDKTIKLRMDALITAIGEQADCAALSAMGVPLNAEGWPAVNAETGETPRPNVFLIGDVQSGPSSIVAAISTARRATDEVLKRENIRTHHSDKQWSNVDPAEIYQRKGAISVLMVDKEEREAFVAQEAQRCLECNYICSKCVDVCPNRANVSIAVPGFHDRFQTLHLDAYCNECGNCAQFCPWQGKPYKDKITIYSLPEDFTNSTNPGFFVDNDNVSVRQGKQIWHLHIDKQGQLDDVPPELEDMCRIISHVHNHHHYLLGRVEV
- the ssnA gene encoding putative aminohydrolase SsnA, translating into MLILKNVTAVQFEPASVQHGIDIAIEGSLIKEVGSQLVAKYPQADVKDMQGKWVMPGIVCAHNHFYSGLSRGIMANIAPSPDFISTLKNLWWRLDRALDEESLYYSGLICSLEAIKSGCTAVIDHHASPNYIAGSLNTLRKGFIKAGLRGMTCFETTDRNGGNKELQAGVEENIAFAQLIDNAKKQGNEPYLVEAHIGAHAPFTVSDAGLDMLREAIKATGRGLHIHAAEDSYDVSHSHDKYGKDLIVRLAEHDLIDAKTLVAHGLYLSEADIQIINQQDAFLVHNARSNMNNHVGYNHRIGEYQNVALGTDGIGSDMFEELKFAFFKHRDAGGPMWPDSFTRFLWNGNRLLERNFGAKFGCLAAGYKADLTVCDYPEPTPLAAQNIGGHLAFGMGSGSVRSVMVEGRFVYENGQFPFDVTPIYAEASRVAARLWKRMDDLA
- the ygfM gene encoding molybdopterin-dependent oxidoreductase FAD-binding subunit is translated as MIEQFFWPESVKQALELKRQFQDEAVYFGGGSKLNATPTKTTKKFGIALSKLGLDKVSLQQGKLHIGSQATLQRLIDTPLIPDALRHALGFIYSRHLRNQATLAGEIVAKQKERVLLPVLLVLDALVVTAKGETISLEEYLDNDRDDLLLEVILPDPYQNCSTRKIARSAAGLAVITAAVAAGSNGEMKIALDGVSERAIRLRDVESRGLSDDELEKAVSDAISPRADIGGSEAYKRYIAGVVVAELLADCQQMSEEK